Proteins found in one Primulina eburnea isolate SZY01 chromosome 16, ASM2296580v1, whole genome shotgun sequence genomic segment:
- the LOC140816090 gene encoding uncharacterized protein — MGDADRVRCATYMFRDDTSLWWEGAKQSTNLATLSWARFKEIFYEKYFTADVRWRLKREFMSLRQGGSTVAEFVRKFDRGCHFVPLTTRDVTEKFRHFMDGLRPTIRHNRKRQQHQNNSQANKKPYPRPPRPQGPPKPQGQVKKPGPPKPPQLGAPKPAEGPPCKNCNRLHYGQCMWGTTKCFICKEEDHKATDCPKKREPTVGRAYVMHVKDAQEDAGTTLITGRTFILGVATYALLVSGATHSFISETFVKKLNIIHEDMGLGFKVFIPSDDQIITSIVKNLELRLSKDVVRADPIVLHMPEFDIILGMNWLSKNGASINFRHKSVSIRPPNGKSFVFETTRNKQMPHIISCMCARKLTKRECQAFLVCVTTTHAPISQKLQDVNIVRDFPCVSPEDIYGILPDREAYLDQFVIVLIDDILTYSKSRGGHYPYFRTKLQVLQDRKLVAKFSKCDFWPERVALLGHIISRDGVEVDPSKVEAVREWPKPKIVTEIRSFLGLAGYYRKFIQGFSYIAVPLTSLTKKNTKFIWGSECQDSFDKLKQALITAPMLSMPSGQGEYVIYTDTSKFCLGAVLMQNDRIISYASRQLKVHEKHYPTHDLELAAVVFVLKIW; from the exons ATGGGGGATGCTGATCGTGTGAGGTGTGCTACTTACATGTTTAGGGACGACacttctttatggtgggaaggagctaaGCAGAGTACTAATCTTGCTACACTTTCTTGGGCTCGATTCAAGGAGATATTCTATGAGAAGTACTTCACTGCTGATGTTAGATGGCGGTTGAAGAGGGAGTTTATGAGCCTCCGTCAGGGAGGCTCAACTGTTGCTGAATTTGTGAGAAAATTTGATCGGGGTTGCCACTTTGTACCCCTTACTACGAGGGATGTTACAGAGAAGTTTAGACACTTTATGGATGGTCTACGACCTACCATACGACACAAT CGCAAGAGAcaacaacaccaaaataattCACAGGCAAATAAAAAGCCATACCCGAgacctcctagacctcaagggccaccaaagccccaaggtcaagtAAAGAAGCCAGGACCACCAAAGCCACCACAACTTGGAGCACCAAAACCTGCTGAGGGACCACCATGCAAGAATTGCAATCGCCTACATTATGGACAGTGCATGTGGGGAACTACTAAGTGCTTCATATGCAAGGAAGAGGATCACAAGGCTACTGATTGTCCAAAGAAGAGAGAACCTACTGTGGGGCgagcttatgttatgcatgTCAAAGATGCTCAAGAGGATGCAGGCACGACCCTTATCACCG GGAGAACATtcattctaggtgtagctacctatgcacTGCTAGTTTCGGGAGCTACGCACTCTTTCATATCCGAGACATTCGTTAAGAAACTGAATATTATTCATGAGGATATGGGATTGGGTTTCAAGGTTTTTATTCCTTCCGATGACCAAATAATCACTAGTATTGtgaagaatctggagcttcgtttatccAAAGATGTGGTTCGGGCAGATCCTATTGTACTGCATATGCCCGAATTTGACATCATACTAGGGATGAATTGGTTATCAAAAAATGGAGCTTCGATTAATTTTCGTCATAAATCAGTGTCTATTCGACCGCCTAATGGGAAATCTTTTGTCTTCGAGACGACGaggaacaagcaaatgccgcacattatctcttgtatGTGTGCAAGGAAGCTTACTAAAAGAGAATGCCAAGCTTTTCTAGTATGTGTCACTACAACACATGCTCCTATCAGTCAGAAGTTACAGGATGTTAATATTGTCAGAGACTTTCCTTGTGTCTCTCCTGAGGACATTTATGGCATTCTACCCGACCGTGAG GCGTATCTAGATCAATTCGTGATTGTGTtaatcgatgatattttgaccTACTCCAAGAGCAGAGGCGGACACTATCCGTATTTTAGGACAAAACTGCAAGTACTGCAAGATAGGAAATTGGTtgcaaaattcagcaagtgcgatTTTTGGCCTGAGAGAGTGGCATTATTGGGCCACATCATATCTAGAGATGGAGTGGaagttgatccaagtaaagtcgAGGCAGTGAGAGAGTGGCCAAAACCGAAGATCGTAACCGAGATtcgtagtttcttgggactagctggctattatcGAAAATTTATTCAAGGATTCTCATATATTGCAGTACCTTTGACCTCCTTGACAAAAAAGAATACAAAGTTTATATGGGGATCCGAGTgccaagacagttttgacaagctgaagcaagccttgattaCAGCACCAATGTTatctatgccatcagggcaaggagagtaTGTTATTTATACCGACACTTCTAAATTTTGCttgggcgcagttctgatgcaaaatgACCGAATTATATCTTATGCATCGAGACAATTGAAAGTTCACGAGAAACACTACCCCACACATGATCTGGAGCTTGCAGCAGTCGTctttgttttgaaaatatggtga